The Chloroflexus aggregans DSM 9485 genome segment AGGCGCGGTTCGCGCCCGCGGTCAGTCCGCCCACGATCTTGCCCTCGATGCCGTGGATGGCGTAGAGCTGGCCGTCGGGCCGCACGACCACCACCGCCGAGTTGGCGCCGTCGGTGTCGAGCGGCACGGCGATGAACCCATCCGACCCCACCACCGGCCCGGCGGTCGGCGCGCCGCCCAGGTTGAGCCGCCAGCGTTCGCCAGAAGACCTGAGGGCGTAGAGCCAGCCCAGGCGATCCACGGCGTAGACCGTGTTGTCCGTGGTGATCGCTGGCGCGCCCACCGCCGGCGCATTCAAGACCCAGCGCTGCTTGAGCTGGCCGCCACGCACCACATCCACAAAACTGTGCGCGACGACGACATCGCCGTTTACGTCTACCACCGGCGAGGTGCGCACCGACAGGGAGAGGTTGGCCGGCGCTGCGTACTGCCAGAGCTGTTTGGGGAAGGATGGACCAACCAGGGTGGTGTAGCTGAGGCCGCGACTGTTATAGCGCAACATCGGCCACGCGGCGAGGGTCGCATCGCCGCCGGCATTGCCGAAGTAGCTGAGGGTCGGATCGCCGAAGAGGTCGTAGTTGAACGCCCACCAGCCGCCCTGTTGCCTGGCCTTCACTTTGGCCATGTACTCGGCCATCGTCTGCCACACCGCATCGCCCAGCCGCATCTGGTCGGCCAGCAGGCGCCGGTTGACGCCGACGCTGATGTCTTGCACGCCGCCCTGGCCGGGCTGCTGCCAGCCCGGTGAATAGGGCAACACGCCGACCCCGCCAGCCCAGGCCGTGGCGTTGAACCGGCTCAACATTTCGGCCCCGAAGTTGACCGGATCAGCCCAGTTGCCGGTGCTGCACGCCGCTACCACGTAGATGGGCGCACTGCCGTAGCGGGGGTTCATATCATCGTAGTCGAGCATTGTCGTCTGACTGACCTCGTCGACACCGTTGAGTTGTCCGGCAAACGGTTCGCTCGGCTGGTCGAGCCGGCCATTGGGGAAGAGGTCACCCGACCAATGGGTGCGAACGACGCCGTTGCCGTTGCCGTGGCCGACCAGATTGACGACGCCGTAGGAATATCGGTCGTCCAATACTTGGCCCTGGTTCAAGTAGTTGATGAGGTTTTGCTGCGTGAGCTCATACGGCGTCATCACGCCCGACGCGCCGGTGGCGATGCCGCCGAGGTTCACCGGCTCGTTTTCATAGAGGCGATCAATGCTGTAGCCCGTGGCGGTTTGAAAGCCGGTGCGCATCGTTTCGCCGACATAAGCGCCGTCGGTGCCGGTGCCGCACGGCGCCTGATAGCTACCGCCCTGGCCGTTTTCGTTCTTCTTCCAACACTGCCCGCGCAGATCCATCATGCTCATGGCCGAGAGGGTCCGGTTCTTGAACGACGCGGCCCGACGCTCGAACTCCATGCTATTCGCCAGCGTCCGGCGCACGGCCTGCGGGTCGGTCAGCGGGATGCGGCCGACGGCCACGGTCAGGTTGAAGACGTTGCGGCTGTCCGAAGTGTATCCGTTCCTCTGCTGCGCCGCCGGATCGCCGAAGATGCCGTCGCCCAGACAGCCGTTGCCGTTGGTGTCCCAGTTGCTGGTCAGGTCGGCGTAGTACCAGTCGGTGCGCCAGCCGGAGCCCGGCTCCGTGCCCTGGGGGTTGCGGCAGTTGCTGTTCCACGGCGCCTGAGAGTAGTCTTTGTCCGCGCCAGCTTCGACCTGGGCGTAGGGCAAGACTTGATTGGTGCCGATCAGCATCAGATACCGAAAGCGGCTGCCATACGTCTGATACCGGCCGATCTCAAAGTTGCGGATGTTCTTGACCAGCGCGATGTCGTTCGGGCTGGCGCCCTGGCCCGCCTGCTCGATGCTGACCACCTCGACCTCGAAACCCAACCGGCGCTTGAAATCCACGAAGTCGGCGAGCGCGCCGGCCTGGATGACCGACTGGGGCGCAATGATGAGGAAGTAGGGCCCGGCTGTGTAATCGGTCGGCGACGGGAGCGCGTCTTTGAGCACGAAGGTGAAGCCGCTGTAGGCGCCGGCTCCAGCGGCGCCGAGCGTGATGGTGCGCGCGTCAATGACTGTGCCGGGTGAGTACGCCTCTGCCTTGAACGGGATGTAGCCCTTGGGCAGGGTCAGCGGGTCGAGTTCGAGCACGTGCTGTGTGAAGTCGTCCTCGCTGACCACGGTGAAGCTGCCGTTCGGCTGGCTTGTGGCCACGCCGACGATGGCGCTGCTGCCGCCCGGATCGCGGCCGATCAACCGTACCTTCACGCCCCCTACGCCGATCGGCTGGACCAAATCACTGCGCGGCTGGTAGAGGACGCGGCCGGTGAGGGTGCGGGGCGCGCCGAGGCTGCCCAGCGTGGCGGCGCTCCACGTGACGGGCTGGTTCCACCCGGAGATCACCGGCCAGATGCGGTCGTCGCCGATCCCGCCGATCCAGTTCTGCGCCAGCCGCAGGCCGAAGACGCCGCCCTTGTTGTTGAGCAGGCTGAGGCTGATGCGATACTCGGCGTTGCGGGTCTGGCCGAGCCCGGCGTCGAACATGCGGTACTGCCCATCCCACTGGCTGCTGATGGCCGACGTGAGCGTGTACCCGCCGTTGCCATCGCCGGCGCGGGCGATCTTCGAGCCGTCGCTGCGCAGCTCCAGCGTGTAATCGTTGGGCTGGGCAAGCAGGCTGCGGCTCAGATCGGGATCGAGGTAGACGGCAACCCAGTTGTCGCCGAACCAGGTGGGCACGGTCAGGCCCTCGAAACAGATCCACAGGTCGCTGGCCGTGCGCAGCAGGTGCGCCGTGGTGCGAGGCGTTCCCTCCGGCGAGCCGTTCGATACGATCACCTGCGTGGCGCCCCCATATTCGCTGGGGGTGCAGTAGCCGTCGAGGCCAAGGGCGACGTTGCGCTGGGGGATGCGGATGTCGCGGGGGATGGCGCCGTCGGCCACGAAGAACCCGCCGCGCACCACGCCGTTGAAGCGGTTGGTGGCGTCAGCGGCGTCGCCGTTCAGCCGCCACTCCGCCAACAGTGTAGAGCCTGCGGTAGCTGGATCGAGTTCTCGAAACATGTTCGCCCGGATCTCGTTGCCGGACAATGCCCGCCGCCACAGGCGCACGTTGTCGAGCAGGCCGGAGAAGTAGTTGTGGACGTAATCGCGAGCCAGGTCGGCGCCGATGCCGAGCGGTGTGCCGCTGGCCTGGCCCACGCCGCCAGCGTAGGGGCTGGTGCTGTCCAAAATGCCGTTGATGTAGATGGCGCGCTGCGATGAGATCGTGCTGTAGGTGACGGCGATGTGCATCCACACGCCGGTCGGCACCGTACCCACGCTGTCCATGCGGCTGCCGAAGCCGTTGCTCACGAACCGCACGTGACCGCCGAGAAACATCAAGCAGTAGGAGCGGTCCCAATCGTTGCACAGAACAGACTCGTTCCGGCCGGCGTTGTTGCGCTTCACCCATGCCTCGATCGTGATGCCGTTCGGGAAGTTGTTCAGGGCTGACGAATGGGGCACCTCGATGTAGTTGAGCGGGAACGGGTCGCCGGGGCGGGCGCCGAGCAGGCTGAATGAGTTTTGTCCCGCCGCGGCCGGGGCGGCCAGCTCCGCTTGGTCCTCCGGCTGTCCATCCTGGGCATAGATCGGAACGGCCGAAATCACCACCACCAGGAGCAACAGCCAGCGCAAAGCTACGATCGGAAGACGTCGCGGTCTCATCGGCCTCACCCCTTCTCTTTCAACCGCCGGAACAGCACAGCCAGGTAATCGGCGATCTGCGACTCAGTGCTCAAAACCAGGTTGTCGGCCGGGAAGCGCAGGAAGACGTAGCGGCCATCCTGCAGGGCCTGCACCGCGCGCAGCTTGCTCTCCGGGATGACCCAGGTGTAGCCCTCCTGCACGTAGTCGGCCAGGCTGTTCACGGTTACGCCGGCCAGCCGATTGGCCGGGTCGGTGTCCATACGCCACTTGACCAGGGTCTCCTCGCCGGTGTAGGCTTGCACGGTGAACTCGGACTGTTGGCTCGCGCCGGTGGGGGTGTAGAACCACGTGCAGGCGGTCCAGCCTAGCATGACCGTCTCCATCAAGTTGTCGGGCTTGACGCCGATCATGCGCGCCAGCTCGTCGGCAGGAACCAGCTCGGCGCAGGGGATGGTCAACGCCGCCGATGCGGCGGTCTGCTCGGCCGCCGGCTCAGCGGCGGGAGCGGTCGTTGGCGCCGGCGGAACCGCTGTGGACGCCGGCTTGACCTGTGGGGACGACTGGCCGCCCCCGCACGCAGCCAGGGCAAGGGCGACAAACAATGTGAGCAAGGCCAACGCGATCTCAGTTCTATGTTTCATCTTCATCTCCTGACAGCAATGTGCCCGACAGACGCCATCTGGGTCTTGTCATAGAATCTGCTCCGTAAGCTGAGTTTCAGTTGATCTCAGATGTTGCTTGCACGTGCCTGGCACTTTCGGAAGTGCCAGGCACGTAGACGGCAAATCGTGATCTGCTGAGTGTATCTGTGCGCATTTTGACCGAACTTTGTTTGCAAAGGGTCACGCGCAGCGTTACAATCAGCGTGACAAGATCATGGACGAACTCACGGAATTCTCTTTCGGGTATTGGGTGCGCCGACGGCGGCTGGCGCTCGACCTGACCCAAGCCGAGCTGGGCCGCCGCGCGGGCGTCAGCGCGGCCGCCATCCGCAAGATCGAGGCGGACGAGCGGCGGCCGTCGTGCGAGCTGGCCGAGCTGCTGGCGTCGGCTTTGGGCGTGCCCGCTGAGGAACGCGCCGCGTTTCTGGCCGCGGCGCGCGGCCTCGCGTCGATCGAGCGCCTGCCGGTCGCCGTGGGACCGCTGGCCGCGCCCGCGCAGCCGATACCGCCCGCCACCCCGCACAACCTGCCTGCGCCGCTGACCTCCTTCGTGAACCGCACCTCCGATGTCGCCGCGGTGACAGCCCTGCTGCGCCGGCCCGACGTGCGCCTGCTCACCCTCGTCGGCCCGCCCGGCGTCGGCAAGACGCGGCTCAGCATCCACGCTGCGGAGGCGTTGCTGCCCGCTTTCCCCGACGGCGTCTGGTTCGTTGAACTGGCGCCCATCAGCGACCCGGCGCTGGCGCTCGCGGCCATTGCGCGGCAGGCCGGGGTGTCTAAGCGGGCCGACGAGCCGTTGGCTCAGCGCTTTCGCGCCGCCTTGGGCGGGAAGCGGGTGCTGTTGGTGCTGGACAACTGCGAGCAGGTGGTGGAGGTTGCGGCAGAGGTGAGCGAGTTGTTGCGGGCCTGCAAGGGGCTGAAGGTCCTAGCCACCAGCCGCGTGCCGTTGCACGTCTACGGCGAGCACGAATACGCAGCCTCGCCGCTGTCGCTGCCGCCGCCGGGTGCGCTGCCCGACCAGATGCTGGAGTTCGAGGCGGTGCAGTTGTTCGTGGCCTGCACACGGCAGCATCAGCCGGCTTTCGCCGTGGACGCAGCCAACGCCGGGGACGTGGCCGACATCCTGCGCAAGCTGGAGGGCATTCCGCTGGCCATCGAGCTGGCTGCCGTGGCCTTGCGCCGCCTGTCCGTGGCCGGGTTGGCCGCCATGCTGTGTTGCGAGGCGAACTGGGTGGACGCGATCCAGGCCACGGCGCGCGATCTGCCGCCGCGCCAGCGCACCCTGGCCAGCGCCATCGCCTGGAGCTACGATCTGCTCGACGCGGACAGCCAGCGCTGTTTGCGGCGCCTGGCCGTCTTAGTCGGCCCTTTCACCCTCGATGCCGCGGTTGCCATCTGCACGGAGACGGCCGATCCGGCCGACCGCGCACGGGCGCAGGCGTGGCTGACGGCCCTGGCCGATCACAGCCTGCTGTCGCCCGAACCGGGCCGCTGGCGGCTGCTGGAGATGGTGCGCGAGTTCGCCTGGAACCGGCTCGACCCGCAAGAGCGCGACCTGGCGCAGCGCAGGCACGCGGATTACTTCCGCAACCTGTTGGCGCAGTCCGCGAGCGACATGGCAGCCATCGAGCGCGACCACAACAACTACCTGGCCGCCCTGCGGTGGTTCATCGAACGGGGGGAAGCCTCCGCTGCGCTGCGCATGTGCGCTGACCTGGCCTGGTTCTGGGAGACGCACGGTTACGTGCACGAGGGCCAGGCGCTGATCCGCCGCAGCCTGGCGCTCGGGGGAGAAGTGGCTGTCGAGCAGCGCATCGGCCTCCTGTTTAAGGCAGCCAACCTCTCCTGGCAGCGCCACGACTTCGCCAGCGCCGACGAGTTTGCCGGTCAGGCCATCGCCATCGCCGAGGACGAACGGCCCGAGGAGCTGGCGGCGCTGTTCAACCTGGTGGGACGCATGGAGATCGAGCGCGGGGAGTTTGCCCAGGCAGAAGCGGCGTTGCGACGCAGCGCGGCGCTGGCGCGGCAGCGGCCGGAGCTGCTCAACCCCGGCTTCCCCCTCTTGCAGTTGGGCGAGGTCGCGTGGGCGCGCGGGGACCTGACGCAGGCTCAGGCGTTGTTCGACGAGGCGGCCGCGCTGCTGCCCGACGCCGGGCCGGAGCTGGCGCGCGCCATCCTGCACACCGACCGGGCCGAGATCGCCCTAGCGCGCGGGGATGTGGTGGCGGCGCGGGGGGAACTGCTGCTGGCGCTGCCCCACGTCCGCCAGCATGTGCGCCGCGTGCGCTTCTGGCTGGTCAGCCTGGCCGGTTGGCTGCTGGCCGACGGATCGCCGGAGGACGCCGCCTTAGCTGTGCAATGCCTAGCTGCCGAGGAGGGACTGGGCGAGCGCGGCGGTCCTCTTTCCCCCATTTACCATGCGCTGATCGCCCAACGCCGGCGCACCGCGTGCGACTTGGTGGAGGCAGCGACCTGGTCAGCGCTTTGGCGCGCCGCGCGCGTGTGGACGGCGCAAGAGGCGCTGGCGCGGGCCGAGAGCTGGTTGGGCCGCTGAGCGAGCCGCGCCGCAAGTGAGGGGGCCATCGGCCGGCGCTGGTCAGGCAGGCAAGAGCGGATTCAAGGCCGGGACTTCACGAGGATCCGCACCACGTCCCGCTCCGGGATCAGGCACGTGGGCACGCCGCCGGGGTTGACCCACTGGCCGGCCGTGATGAAGCGGCCCAGGCCGGGCAGAGGGACGGATGCCTGCATGTTGAGCGTGCATGAAAGGGGCAGGAGTTGCTCATGGAGGCTCATGAGTTCATGAGTAGCCAGCTTGCAAGGCATGGTAGACTGATTGTATGATTGACTTTCCGATTACCGACCTGCTCGATGATGCCAGCTGCCTGCAGTGGCTCGAGCAGCACCTGCATCCCGACGGCGTCGTCTGTCCGCAGTGCGGGAGGGCGGATCGCCGCCTGTTTGTCCGCAATCAGGCCTTTCCCGGCTATCGCTGTCGCGCTTGTGCCACGTACTATACGATCCTCACCGGCACGGCGTTCGAGAAGA includes the following:
- a CDS encoding C25 family cysteine peptidase, with protein sequence MRWLLLLVVVISAVPIYAQDGQPEDQAELAAPAAAGQNSFSLLGARPGDPFPLNYIEVPHSSALNNFPNGITIEAWVKRNNAGRNESVLCNDWDRSYCLMFLGGHVRFVSNGFGSRMDSVGTVPTGVWMHIAVTYSTISSQRAIYINGILDSTSPYAGGVGQASGTPLGIGADLARDYVHNYFSGLLDNVRLWRRALSGNEIRANMFRELDPATAGSTLLAEWRLNGDAADATNRFNGVVRGGFFVADGAIPRDIRIPQRNVALGLDGYCTPSEYGGATQVIVSNGSPEGTPRTTAHLLRTASDLWICFEGLTVPTWFGDNWVAVYLDPDLSRSLLAQPNDYTLELRSDGSKIARAGDGNGGYTLTSAISSQWDGQYRMFDAGLGQTRNAEYRISLSLLNNKGGVFGLRLAQNWIGGIGDDRIWPVISGWNQPVTWSAATLGSLGAPRTLTGRVLYQPRSDLVQPIGVGGVKVRLIGRDPGGSSAIVGVATSQPNGSFTVVSEDDFTQHVLELDPLTLPKGYIPFKAEAYSPGTVIDARTITLGAAGAGAYSGFTFVLKDALPSPTDYTAGPYFLIIAPQSVIQAGALADFVDFKRRLGFEVEVVSIEQAGQGASPNDIALVKNIRNFEIGRYQTYGSRFRYLMLIGTNQVLPYAQVEAGADKDYSQAPWNSNCRNPQGTEPGSGWRTDWYYADLTSNWDTNGNGCLGDGIFGDPAAQQRNGYTSDSRNVFNLTVAVGRIPLTDPQAVRRTLANSMEFERRAASFKNRTLSAMSMMDLRGQCWKKNENGQGGSYQAPCGTGTDGAYVGETMRTGFQTATGYSIDRLYENEPVNLGGIATGASGVMTPYELTQQNLINYLNQGQVLDDRYSYGVVNLVGHGNGNGVVRTHWSGDLFPNGRLDQPSEPFAGQLNGVDEVSQTTMLDYDDMNPRYGSAPIYVVAACSTGNWADPVNFGAEMLSRFNATAWAGGVGVLPYSPGWQQPGQGGVQDISVGVNRRLLADQMRLGDAVWQTMAEYMAKVKARQQGGWWAFNYDLFGDPTLSYFGNAGGDATLAAWPMLRYNSRGLSYTTLVGPSFPKQLWQYAAPANLSLSVRTSPVVDVNGDVVVAHSFVDVVRGGQLKQRWVLNAPAVGAPAITTDNTVYAVDRLGWLYALRSSGERWRLNLGGAPTAGPVVGSDGFIAVPLDTDGANSAVVVVRPDGQLYAIHGIEGKIVGGLTAGANRAYYGTTNTGRVFRLDLFAPSCPAFGYIRTGCVVYSSPAPTAYTTPPLLYANSIFAGRSDGTVVRLNLDTFAVQGSFTAAGAISSGPTAGPGGQVLVGTESGILYSLSLGMALRWQVNLGAAVRSLPAASADAIYMGNGDWLQAYHPHTGELLWVWSLGSGANGGSAAISYGREVYVQTGQGRVIAVGEGWQAKPTSIVAAPVKLPDPASQPFMRVSWTLDGLGAAGAASLESAAVGYLLQRRAADGDWEDLAVLPVGTTQWDDATVQPGIVYAYRLQVLDAAGNDSDFAATLNDVRSLPLRPTPPTLSAITSLSADSLRLTWTPAAGSEQTTYRIEQSNTAAGPFTIVASVSSEATGYTVTGLNANTTYVYRIVALNETGESAPSNTVAAATRSQTLPQPQNVQAVLLADGSVRVSWTGGPAGAQAVIEVNPEGLAGYEALGTAPAAGPYTYMPVSPGNNRYRVKFVQGNTESPYGETPLRLATRGYGVVLKQVYLPMVVR
- a CDS encoding DUF3558 family protein, with product MKHRTEIALALLTLFVALALAACGGGQSSPQVKPASTAVPPAPTTAPAAEPAAEQTAASAALTIPCAELVPADELARMIGVKPDNLMETVMLGWTACTWFYTPTGASQQSEFTVQAYTGEETLVKWRMDTDPANRLAGVTVNSLADYVQEGYTWVIPESKLRAVQALQDGRYVFLRFPADNLVLSTESQIADYLAVLFRRLKEKG
- a CDS encoding ATP-binding protein, which encodes MDELTEFSFGYWVRRRRLALDLTQAELGRRAGVSAAAIRKIEADERRPSCELAELLASALGVPAEERAAFLAAARGLASIERLPVAVGPLAAPAQPIPPATPHNLPAPLTSFVNRTSDVAAVTALLRRPDVRLLTLVGPPGVGKTRLSIHAAEALLPAFPDGVWFVELAPISDPALALAAIARQAGVSKRADEPLAQRFRAALGGKRVLLVLDNCEQVVEVAAEVSELLRACKGLKVLATSRVPLHVYGEHEYAASPLSLPPPGALPDQMLEFEAVQLFVACTRQHQPAFAVDAANAGDVADILRKLEGIPLAIELAAVALRRLSVAGLAAMLCCEANWVDAIQATARDLPPRQRTLASAIAWSYDLLDADSQRCLRRLAVLVGPFTLDAAVAICTETADPADRARAQAWLTALADHSLLSPEPGRWRLLEMVREFAWNRLDPQERDLAQRRHADYFRNLLAQSASDMAAIERDHNNYLAALRWFIERGEASAALRMCADLAWFWETHGYVHEGQALIRRSLALGGEVAVEQRIGLLFKAANLSWQRHDFASADEFAGQAIAIAEDERPEELAALFNLVGRMEIERGEFAQAEAALRRSAALARQRPELLNPGFPLLQLGEVAWARGDLTQAQALFDEAAALLPDAGPELARAILHTDRAEIALARGDVVAARGELLLALPHVRQHVRRVRFWLVSLAGWLLADGSPEDAALAVQCLAAEEGLGERGGPLSPIYHALIAQRRRTACDLVEAATWSALWRAARVWTAQEALARAESWLGR